One genomic segment of Arachis duranensis cultivar V14167 chromosome 4, aradu.V14167.gnm2.J7QH, whole genome shotgun sequence includes these proteins:
- the LOC107483551 gene encoding FCS-Like Zinc finger 15, with translation MVGLSVVLESHKGSGVINKTTMMMLSNTTNFPPPSSSLNNNINNYSHNNTIFLNPTFLELCFLCRKKLLPGKDIYMYKGDKAFCSEECRSKQIFMDEEEAIQRENCSMAAMKIKPTSSSSSSSSSEAHNKKGARKRGGGFVY, from the exons ATGGTGGGTTTGAGTGTAGTGTTAGAATCTCACAAAGGTAGTGGTGTTATTAACAAAACCACTATGATGATGCTAAGTAACACAACCAAttttcctcctccttcttcttcattgaataataatattaataattattctcataataacactatttttctgaatccaacttttctagagctatgctTTCTTTGCAGGAAGAAGCTATTGCCTGGTAAAGACATTTACATGTACAA GGGGGACAAGGCTTTCTGCAGTGAGGAGTGTAGGTCTAAGCAAATTTTCATGGATGAGGAAGAAGCTATTCAGAGAGAGAACTGTTCCATGGCTGCTATGAAAATCAAACctacttcttcatcttcttcttcttcttcttcagaggCTCATAATAAAAAAGGAGCAAGAAAAAGAGGTGGTGGTTTTGTTTATTGA